From Thermoplasmata archaeon, a single genomic window includes:
- the secY gene encoding preprotein translocase subunit SecY, translated as MADEEIPRDPRWALPLAAIGVAIVAIFWYWDSPTLLAVGMLSAGMFGIFGLMYLGLSYTGPKSRLYGLKPLTTRLPAISQPKGHVHFRTKMFWTIIIVLLYFLMTNIYLFGVDQATVIDLFASYRAILAGAQGTLMHLGIGPIVTASIIMQLFVGAKIINLDLTDDEDKGTYQGSQKVLVLVMIFVEAIPQVFGYLTPSASLVTSLGQFSPGNGMLLADTIIVAQLVFGCYLVFLMDEVVSKWGIGSGISLFIAAGVSQQIVQGTLNWLPSAAGPINAGNPPSGTIPKTIWFLTHLNASQMASGGWEQVLLHAPNPVIALVGTAVIFFIVAWTESTRIELPLSHAEARGARGRYPLRLIYASNIPVILMSALLANISVVTILLWTNPTLAHFPLIGHQWWIGSYPASSAAAQLLGVGATTPLTGGAWYLATPNGLESWFLPLLNSQTYGAFLLGHAWWQSLVHVALYFGVLVGGSILFAKFWIQTTNMGPEAVARQIEASGMQIPGFRREPRVLRRVLERYIPVITVISGATVGALAAGADLIGTVGNASGTGVLLMVGIIINLYEAMGREQLMEMNPLLRRFIAGEE; from the coding sequence ATGGCCGATGAGGAGATCCCGCGCGACCCGCGCTGGGCCCTCCCCCTCGCGGCGATCGGCGTCGCCATCGTAGCGATCTTTTGGTACTGGGATTCCCCGACGCTCCTCGCGGTCGGCATGCTCTCGGCGGGCATGTTCGGCATCTTCGGACTGATGTACCTCGGCCTTTCCTACACGGGGCCGAAGTCGCGCCTCTACGGCCTCAAGCCGCTCACGACCCGGCTCCCGGCGATCTCCCAGCCGAAGGGCCACGTCCACTTCCGAACGAAGATGTTCTGGACGATCATCATCGTCCTGCTCTACTTCCTGATGACGAACATCTACCTCTTTGGGGTAGATCAGGCGACCGTCATCGATCTGTTCGCGAGCTACCGCGCGATCCTCGCCGGCGCCCAGGGGACCCTGATGCACCTCGGCATCGGGCCCATCGTCACCGCGTCGATCATCATGCAGTTGTTTGTCGGGGCGAAGATCATCAACCTCGACCTCACGGACGACGAGGACAAGGGGACCTACCAGGGCTCGCAAAAGGTGCTGGTCCTCGTCATGATCTTCGTCGAGGCGATCCCCCAGGTCTTCGGGTACCTGACCCCGTCCGCCTCGCTCGTCACGAGTCTCGGTCAATTCTCTCCCGGCAACGGCATGCTGCTCGCCGACACGATCATCGTGGCCCAGCTCGTCTTCGGCTGCTACCTCGTGTTCCTGATGGACGAGGTCGTCTCGAAGTGGGGGATCGGGAGCGGGATCTCCCTGTTCATCGCGGCCGGCGTGAGCCAGCAGATCGTCCAGGGGACCCTGAACTGGTTACCGTCGGCCGCGGGGCCGATCAACGCCGGGAACCCCCCGAGCGGAACGATCCCGAAGACGATCTGGTTCCTGACGCACCTCAACGCCTCCCAGATGGCCTCGGGGGGTTGGGAGCAAGTGCTCCTGCACGCGCCGAATCCCGTCATCGCGCTGGTCGGGACGGCCGTCATCTTCTTCATCGTGGCCTGGACCGAATCGACCCGCATCGAACTGCCGCTCTCCCACGCGGAGGCGCGAGGGGCGCGGGGTCGCTACCCGCTCCGCCTGATCTACGCATCGAACATCCCGGTGATCCTGATGTCGGCGCTGCTCGCCAACATCTCGGTCGTCACGATCCTGTTATGGACGAATCCCACGCTCGCGCACTTTCCGCTGATCGGCCATCAGTGGTGGATCGGATCGTATCCCGCGAGCTCGGCCGCCGCGCAGCTGTTAGGGGTGGGCGCTACGACCCCATTAACGGGAGGCGCGTGGTACCTCGCCACACCGAACGGGCTCGAGTCCTGGTTCCTACCGCTGCTCAACTCGCAGACGTATGGGGCATTCCTCTTGGGCCATGCGTGGTGGCAATCGCTCGTCCACGTCGCGCTGTACTTCGGGGTCCTAGTCGGAGGCTCGATCCTGTTCGCGAAGTTCTGGATCCAGACGACGAACATGGGCCCCGAGGCCGTCGCGCGACAGATTGAAGCGTCCGGCATGCAGATCCCCGGATTCCGTCGAGAGCCGCGGGTACTGCGCCGCGTGCTGGAACGTTACATCCCCGTCATCACCGTCATTAGCGGCGCTACGGTCGGGGCCCTGGCCGCCGGAGCGGACCTCATTGGTACCGTCGGGAACGCGAGCGGTACGGGCGTGCTGCTGATGGTGGGCATCATCATTAATCTGTACGAGGCCATGGGCCGCGAACAGCTCATGGAGATGAACCCGCTATTGCGTCGGTTCATCGCGGGAGAGGAGTGA
- a CDS encoding EMC3/TMCO1 family protein translates to MAAGSDAPLASSTAIDSAPAPPTAPPATAPPPPRRGGGFRLSTFILVFLGLLGLWMVIDTAFRNSLAGAMGTGPSSPGFLYTAIGFNSQYLLLTMAIAGALEMAITAIAYNFVTDWIKAAKVQKWSSAFRKVQMAAMRSGKKDRIDSLKPYQQKLTRLSSEVSIAQLKGMAVTWFLLILIYTWVGLVIQTAYNANPLNANVNLGGSVIGLLNPVVGPIPYWFLIFSLYTVPLSFIFRRLLKDVWLARYERNHNVPPLPTPAS, encoded by the coding sequence ATGGCCGCAGGGTCCGACGCTCCCCTCGCGAGCAGCACGGCGATCGATTCCGCCCCGGCGCCACCCACAGCCCCACCGGCGACGGCCCCGCCTCCGCCCCGGCGCGGCGGAGGGTTCCGGCTCTCGACGTTCATCCTCGTCTTCCTGGGCCTTCTCGGTCTGTGGATGGTCATCGACACCGCCTTCCGCAACTCGCTCGCGGGTGCCATGGGGACCGGGCCGAGCAGCCCGGGATTCCTCTACACGGCCATCGGGTTCAACAGCCAGTACCTCCTCCTCACGATGGCCATCGCCGGCGCGCTCGAGATGGCGATCACGGCGATCGCCTACAACTTCGTCACCGACTGGATCAAGGCCGCCAAGGTCCAGAAGTGGTCGAGCGCGTTCCGCAAGGTCCAGATGGCGGCGATGCGCTCCGGCAAGAAGGACCGGATCGACTCGCTCAAGCCCTACCAGCAGAAGCTCACGCGACTGTCCTCCGAGGTCTCGATAGCGCAACTGAAGGGGATGGCGGTCACCTGGTTCCTCCTGATCCTCATCTACACATGGGTCGGGCTCGTCATTCAGACCGCGTACAACGCGAACCCCCTCAATGCGAACGTGAACCTCGGCGGGTCGGTGATCGGGCTGCTCAACCCGGTGGTCGGGCCGATCCCGTACTGGTTCCTGATCTTCAGCCTGTACACGGTCCCGCTGTCGTTCATCTTCCGGCGGCTGCTCAAGGACGTCTGGCTCGCCCGCTACGAGCGGAACCACAATGTCCCCCCTCTCCCGACCCCGGCGAGCTAA
- a CDS encoding cytidylate kinase family protein, with the protein MIDVVVCIGGPPGSGKSTAGRKIAERFGLEYRSAGEIFRTEASQHGLDLEAFGRYAETHPEVDRALDRAMQALAKPGRVLDGRIQGPLCRRHGIAAVSIVITARPEVRAGRVAGRDAESLDRATREIAEREASEHRRYRTLYEIDLDAEPADLTIDSSERSPNEVVEEIVRFLERRGKDS; encoded by the coding sequence GTGATCGACGTCGTGGTCTGCATCGGAGGTCCGCCCGGGAGCGGCAAATCCACGGCCGGCCGCAAGATCGCTGAGCGTTTCGGCCTCGAGTACCGATCCGCCGGCGAGATCTTCCGGACCGAGGCGTCGCAGCACGGGCTCGATCTGGAAGCGTTCGGGAGATACGCAGAGACCCACCCCGAGGTCGATCGGGCCCTTGACCGCGCGATGCAGGCGCTCGCGAAGCCGGGTCGGGTACTGGATGGGCGAATCCAAGGCCCGCTATGCCGACGCCACGGGATCGCCGCCGTCTCGATCGTGATCACCGCCCGCCCGGAGGTGCGCGCGGGGCGCGTCGCCGGACGCGACGCTGAGTCGCTCGACCGCGCGACACGGGAGATCGCGGAACGCGAGGCGAGCGAGCATCGCCGCTACCGCACGCTCTACGAGATCGATCTCGATGCGGAGCCCGCCGACCTCACGATCGACTCGTCCGAACGGTCTCCGAACGAGGTGGTGGAGGAGATCGTGCGGTTCCTCGAGCGGCGGGGGAAGGACTCGTGA
- a CDS encoding RNA-guided pseudouridylation complex pseudouridine synthase subunit Cbf5, producing the protein MSGDPVPSALSPRLATGAFLLVDKPRGPSSHQVTAWVRDLLGIERAGHAGTLDPNVSGLLWIGVGPALKLIPLVLEFPKRYVGAMVLHGAPPPKELARVLAEFESPIYQTPPVRSAVKRERRVRTIHHLRLLETDGPRLLLDVTADSGTYIRSLAVDIGEALGLGGNLVELRRIGTGPFDERHSITLTTLADAVQTARAGAPGALEAALHPMEEVWEEFPRLVLKDSAASAVAHGSNLAAGGILGAPSRAFFKDARVVLVTRSGELVATGTALFDSREFTNVRHGWVVDSDRVFADAEKFPVLWQTPRSRPRPADARGPGGADVI; encoded by the coding sequence GTGAGCGGCGACCCCGTGCCCTCGGCGCTCTCCCCCCGCCTCGCCACGGGCGCCTTCCTGCTCGTGGACAAGCCTCGCGGCCCGTCCTCGCACCAGGTCACCGCGTGGGTCCGGGACCTCCTCGGCATCGAGCGGGCGGGCCACGCCGGGACCCTCGATCCCAACGTCTCGGGCCTTCTATGGATCGGCGTGGGCCCGGCCCTCAAGCTCATCCCGCTCGTCCTCGAGTTCCCGAAGCGGTACGTCGGAGCCATGGTCCTCCACGGCGCTCCACCTCCGAAGGAGCTCGCTCGAGTGCTCGCGGAGTTCGAGAGCCCGATCTACCAGACCCCTCCGGTCCGGTCCGCCGTGAAGAGGGAGCGCCGCGTCCGGACGATCCATCACCTTCGGCTGCTCGAAACCGATGGACCCCGGCTGCTCCTGGATGTGACCGCGGACTCGGGCACGTACATTCGCTCGCTCGCGGTCGATATCGGGGAAGCCCTCGGTCTCGGGGGCAACCTGGTGGAGCTTCGGCGCATCGGCACGGGCCCGTTCGACGAGCGCCATTCGATCACCCTCACCACGCTCGCGGACGCCGTCCAGACGGCGCGCGCCGGTGCTCCGGGGGCCCTGGAAGCCGCCCTCCACCCGATGGAGGAGGTCTGGGAGGAATTCCCGCGCCTCGTGCTGAAGGACAGCGCGGCGAGCGCGGTCGCCCACGGCTCCAACCTTGCGGCCGGAGGGATCCTCGGAGCGCCGTCCCGCGCGTTCTTCAAGGACGCCCGGGTGGTGCTCGTCACTCGTTCCGGAGAACTCGTCGCGACCGGAACGGCCCTGTTCGACTCGAGGGAGTTCACGAACGTGCGCCACGGCTGGGTCGTCGACTCCGATCGCGTCTTCGCCGATGCAGAGAAGTTCCCCGTACTTTGGCAGACCCCCCGCTCCCGTCCGAGACCCGCCGATGCGCGCGGCCCCGGCGGCGCTGACGTTATCTGA